The following is a genomic window from Neomonachus schauinslandi chromosome 15, ASM220157v2, whole genome shotgun sequence.
GCCATACTTAGCCTCAGCTGGAGCCTGGCCTGTAACTTATAAAGTGCAACCTCGCGCTCCACCCCCAGCTCCGGGAACTCTCCATGGACCTTATTTTTATAGAAGATTAATAAAGATGTTTGCAAAAGATCCGCGTCCGCTCTGTGCCCCGCCCCACCACACGCAGCCCGTTTTGCTCCGCAAACGCTTTACTTTTTCATAGCAGGTTTCTGCACACAGGCTGGCGAAGGGGAGAAGGGCTGCTTCTGCACtagagttgggggggagggagtcATCTTCGCGGGGCGCAGATAGTCTAGTGGCTGGCCCACGAACtctgtgggagggcagagggggcgTGCGGAGGATCAAGCCGGCAGCTCCCGTTTAGAGACTCTGGATTAGCCCCACCTCAGTCCTCCTTTCTACCCGCCCCGCCCCATTTCCGCCTCCTATCTGGGTACCTGCCCCTTTTTCTTAGGCTCCGTCCTAGCCTTGGTTAAGCCCTGCGTGATCCCAGATTACTTCGCCGGCCTCCTCCCGGTTTCCGGGAGTCCGGCTCCCGCTCTTCGcctgccccgccccagccccccccccgccccgccccagccccgccccaaccccgccctctccctctgctctcacccGGGCTGAGAGACCTCCGGGTGGGCGCGAGCTTGTGGCGGCTGGAGTGGCAGGACTTGGGAAGTCGGACGTCGGGGCGCGGGGCTCGGGGCCGCATCCGGTCTTCTGGGGGCGTCCGCCCCGCCAAGTTAGGTATCTGAGAGTAGGGGCTGCGCGGACCTGGCCCGGGGAaagcggcggggcggggggtggggggaggaggaaaaggagaggctAGTCCTGACAGCAGGTCCCGAGGGAGGGTCCCCTCTCGGCGGGTCCCCGCCTGGCCCGGGGCGCACCCGCTTTGTGCAGTCTGTGCAGCGAGCGCTCCAGCTCGGCGCCGGAGAGGCCGCTGAGGCGCGCGGCCTGGCAGAAGAAGGTGAGGCCGGCGTGAGTGCGCACGGTGACAGTGTGGCCGCGGGGGCGGCCCCTCCAGCCCGGGTTCAGCCGCAGAGCCCGCTGCTTCTTGGTGTAGTAGCTTGAGGGGACAGGTGGGGGGTGCCTCGTCAGACACCGCCTCCCCCAATCCTCTCCATCTCACAGGACAGGAAGCCACAGGAAACTGCCCCAGAATTCAGGGCTTCCGTCTCCCTCAGGGGATCCCTGCACGGGGCAGCATCTGCTCCCCCATCCTGGGTCCTGAAGCTGGGGACATGGGCCTACCTCATCACTTCCTGCACCACCTTGCAGGGCAAGAAGCCTTGGCTCATCAACTTGAACAGCATCTCTAAGAACAGGGTTTGCAGGCCCTGGGGGTCACAGAACCGGCTGTTCCTCACCTGGCCTGGGGGCAGAGATCATGGGGGAGTGTGAGGAGGAGCCTCCCCTAGTCTTGGCCGTTCCCACCCCACCAGCCTTGCCCCTCACCCAGGCACTGAGCCAGGCGGTGGCTGTCAGTAAGGACACCCAGGAAGTCTTTGAAGCTTACAGTTCCATCacctgggaagagagagaggagggggtgctGTGGGGGCCTCCCCTGCAGAAGGCCCACCCTGCATATGCTTTAGGGGTGTCTTTGCATCTCCTTCCAGACATTAGAGAATCCAGTCTCCCCTCCAGCCAAATGTCAACCCCAGTGGAATGGGGGAGAAATAGCCCTTGCCCTCGGGGATCCCCAAATCAGGATGAGGATTAACACAGCAAAAATTTTTAGGGGCTACGGGATAGGTGTGTTGATCAGAGCAGGATTCCTGGAAGAGGGAACTTTAAAATAGGACCAGGCCGGGGATTCTGTGGGCAA
Proteins encoded in this region:
- the LOC110573260 gene encoding EF-hand calcium-binding domain-containing protein 3-like, with amino-acid sequence MCRRGVLGSPLPRCPRGSQHPEFKRLAAASSVQSGSRSQSSADENLLPLTARLLAAFQEIFKLFSSGPTGTVDMRSMKAALRNVGIQLSPQEMCEALQQADLDGDGTVSFKDFLGVLTDSHRLAQCLGQVRNSRFCDPQGLQTLFLEMLFKLMSQGFLPCKVVQEVMSYYTKKQRALRLNPGWRGRPRGHTVTVRTHAGLTFFCQAARLSGLSGAELERSLHRLHKAGPRSPYSQIPNLAGRTPPEDRMRPRAPRPDVRLPKSCH